TTAGAAACTATCAAAGGAAATGTAGACCCAAAAGTATTTCAAAATGAGATTACCCAATCTACGTTAGAATCAATTAATGCTATTCGTGTTATACAATCAAATAATGGTGAATTTGGGGCAAATCGTTATATCATAAGTAATAATGAAAGTGCGCTAAATGTTTTAGAAACCTTGGCCATGTTTCGATTGAGTGATTGGGAAAATCCTACAGTTGATATTGTTCCTCTTTTTGAATCAGTTGATGATTTGCAAAATGCTGATGTAATAATGGAAAAATTATACACCAATACTATTTATGCTGAGCATTTGAAAAACAGGAACAATAAGCAAACTATTATGCTTGGTTTTTCTGACGGAACTAAAGACGGTGGTTATTTAATGGCAAATTGGAGTATTTATAAAGCAAAGGAAATGCTTACTGAGATTTCGAGAAAATACAACATTAAAGTTATTTTCTTTGACGGTAGAGGCGGACCTCCAGCTCGTGGTGGAGGAAAAACGCATAAGTTTTACGCTTCATTAGGACCAAATATTGAGAACAATGAAATTCAAGTCACTGTTCAAGGTCAGACAATTAGCTCTAATTTTGGAACTTTAGATTCCTGTCGATACAATTTAGAAAACTTATTGAGTGCCGGAGTGAGTAATCAAGTTTTTGATAAAAATCAAAACGAATTGTCCATTAATGATAAGAATATTCTAGATCAGCTGGCAAATTTGGGTTACGACAAATATTTAAGTTTTAAAAATCATCCTCATTTTATTCCTTATTTAGAGGAAATGAGTACGCTTAAATATTATGCTAAGACTAACATTGGTAGCCGACCTGCAAAGAGAAATAAATCAGCACAGTTAGATTTTGCAGATTTACGTGCAATTCCGTTTGTAGGTTCTTGGAGTCAATTAAAGCAAAATGTACCTGGTTTTTTTGGAGTAGGTACAGCTTTAAAACACTTTGAAGATTCAAATCAGTGGAATAAAGTTCAATATTTATATGATAATTCATTGTTCTTTAAAACATTGCTTGAAAACAGTATGATGTCACTGGCTAAATCATTTTTCCCTTTGACCGCTTACATGAAAAAAGACCCTAAATTTGGTCCTTTTTGGCAAATTATTTACGACGAATTTTTAGAAACAAAACGATTATTATTAAAAATTGCTGGTCATAAAGAATTAATGGAGAATTACCCTGATGGTAAAGCATCAATTCAAATAAGAGAACGTATTGTATTGCCATTGTTAACAATACAACAATATGCATTATTAAGAATAAATGAATTAAATAAAGAATCGCAACCAGACGAAGCCTTAATAAAAGTATACGAGAAAATAGTAACCCGTTCTTTATTTGGAAATACAAACGCCAGTAGGAACTCCGCTTAAACAATACAAATATGAAATCAACACAGTTACCAATTAATGAATATGCACCCTTCTATGCTCAATATATTCAAGCTTTAGGAGAGGTAGATCTTATTGAAGAATTAGAAATTTCATTACATGAGTTCATTAAATTTGTTCAAAACATTCCTATGGATAAGTTTGACTACAGGTATGCTGATGGAAAATGGGATATTAAAGAAATTATTCAACATGTAATTGATACGGAACGTATTTTTGCTTATAGAGCGTTACGAATCTCTAGAAACGATCAAACGCCTTTACCTGGTTTTGATGAAAATATCTATGTTATCAATACTGAAGCCAACAAAAGAAGCATTCAAGAATTGCTTACAGAATTATCGGCAGTGCGCCATTCAAGTTTGTTGTTTTTTAAAAGCTTAAGTTCTGATCAATTTCAAAGAATTGGAACAGCATCCAACTCAGCAATATCAGTTAGAGCAATTGGATTCATTATGATTGGTCATCAAAAACATCATCAAAAAGTTTTTGAAGAAAGATATTTATAATGTATTAAAAAGCAGTTGACCAAATTTTAAGTTTATTATCAAACGACATAGTATTTGCAGGACTTGTAGAAGGCATCACATAATACGTAATGCCTTTTATTTGTCCAAATTTCTTGAAAAAGTACTTATGACTCTCTTTTCCGTTGAATACAATTGTTTTTATAGATGGAAATTGTGTAAATAATGTTTCAAAATCATTTATTTCGTGATTCTTTATATGAATATCCAAACTTCCGTTTCTATCACAACTTTTTAAAACATCCCAAAGCCCAATTTTACTCTCTTGTAGTACTTGTATTTTTAGTTCAAATTCTTCAGTTGCAGGAAAACTATCTAATAGTGTAAACATTATTTTCCAAAAATGATTTCTTTGA
This portion of the Flavobacterium sp. CECT 9288 genome encodes:
- a CDS encoding phosphoenolpyruvate carboxylase; protein product: MYTLPKIERFNQDVLSKYHIYNSVFITLPFHSIDNTGALLPLFTDICDTGFKKQETPKEIVDFFTERYLHNASEQEKIDIMFRFIQYIERQIVLFDAIEDAAFPVVNNMEGIGSLRDIKEKSDVKDNEEELVEFLENFNVRTVLTAHPTQFYPGAVLGIINDLTEAIRKNDLLDIKQLLAQLGKTPFIQKDKPSPFDEAVSLIWFLENVFYQTSGEIVQYLQKNIFNSLSIKNPLIKLGFWPGGDRDGNPFVTTEITLKVAERLRTSILKCYYIEIRNLKRKLTFSGVDTLITELEQKLYRSVFYSKGDIYITLEDFNTQLLKIKQIIIEQHQSLYLDELDALLIKLNLFGFHFATLDIRQNSKIHDAVFSDIVDYFHQVESTIFPKNYKNLSETEKILALETIKGNVDPKVFQNEITQSTLESINAIRVIQSNNGEFGANRYIISNNESALNVLETLAMFRLSDWENPTVDIVPLFESVDDLQNADVIMEKLYTNTIYAEHLKNRNNKQTIMLGFSDGTKDGGYLMANWSIYKAKEMLTEISRKYNIKVIFFDGRGGPPARGGGKTHKFYASLGPNIENNEIQVTVQGQTISSNFGTLDSCRYNLENLLSAGVSNQVFDKNQNELSINDKNILDQLANLGYDKYLSFKNHPHFIPYLEEMSTLKYYAKTNIGSRPAKRNKSAQLDFADLRAIPFVGSWSQLKQNVPGFFGVGTALKHFEDSNQWNKVQYLYDNSLFFKTLLENSMMSLAKSFFPLTAYMKKDPKFGPFWQIIYDEFLETKRLLLKIAGHKELMENYPDGKASIQIRERIVLPLLTIQQYALLRINELNKESQPDEALIKVYEKIVTRSLFGNTNASRNSA
- a CDS encoding DinB family protein, which encodes MKSTQLPINEYAPFYAQYIQALGEVDLIEELEISLHEFIKFVQNIPMDKFDYRYADGKWDIKEIIQHVIDTERIFAYRALRISRNDQTPLPGFDENIYVINTEANKRSIQELLTELSAVRHSSLLFFKSLSSDQFQRIGTASNSAISVRAIGFIMIGHQKHHQKVFEERYL
- a CDS encoding DNA-deoxyinosine glycosylase, which produces MIHSFPPFVNAQTKILILGTMPGIASLEKQEYYAHQRNHFWKIMFTLLDSFPATEEFELKIQVLQESKIGLWDVLKSCDRNGSLDIHIKNHEINDFETLFTQFPSIKTIVFNGKESHKYFFKKFGQIKGITYYVMPSTSPANTMSFDNKLKIWSTAF